The Dermochelys coriacea isolate rDerCor1 chromosome 19, rDerCor1.pri.v4, whole genome shotgun sequence region CATACCAGGGGTTAGCACATTCTAGTGCTTGTATCTAGCAGTGGCTGATATGTAATGCTTttgaggaagatgcaagaaaccctccagtaggcagttatggaataacctatTCACAAGAAAATCTTTGTCCTAATCTCTAATACTTAGAAGATGCCCTGAAAGTTTAGATAGATTCTTTCCAAAACTTGTTAATTTTTGCTATTATAACTAGAGATTCTTGTTATTTGTATAACCATTTAATCTGTTTGTGAACCCTACTAAGTACTTGGACCTACCAGTATCTTGTGGTGGTGAGTGACATAGGTAACTTGTGAACTGtgtgaaattatttgttttgatcAATTAATTGAAtatccccctttttctttttctttttatgaaaactaTCAGGCATTGCTGTTCAGCTTGCTTTCCCTGACATTATTTACCTTGTTTACCATTGTTGTGTGTCCTCTTACTCATCTTAACTCTAAACAGTCCCCATCTCTTCATTTCataccacaccacacgatccattgtctacagccaagctctacgatacaactgcatttgttccaatccctcagacagagataaacacctacaagatctctatcaagcattcttacaactacagtacccacctgctgaagtgaagaaacagattgacagaggccagaagagtacccagaagtcacctactacaggacaggcccaacaaagaaaataacagaacgccactagtcatcaccttcagcccccaactaaaacctctccaacgcatcatcaaagatctacaacctatcctgaaggacgacccatcactctcacagatattgggagacaggccagtccttgcttacagacagccccccaacctgaagcaaatactcaccagcaaccacacaacagaagcactaacccaggaacctatccttgcaacaaagcccgtggccaactctgcccacatatctattcaggggacaccatgataggacctaatcacatcagcacaCTAACGGAGGCtagtttacctgcacatctaccaatgtgatatatgccatcatgtgccagcaaagctcctctgccatgtacattggtcaaactggacagtctctatataaaaaacgtcaagaattgtaacattcaaaaaccagttggagaacacttcaatctcttaggtcacttgattacagacctaaaaatggcaattcttcttcaacaaaaaaaattcaaaaaacagacttcaatgagagactgctgaattagaattaatttgcaaactggatacaattaacttaagcttgaatagagactgggagtggatggatcattttacacaaagtaaaactatttccccatgtttattccacccccatttctcagacgttcttgtcaactgttggaaatgtccactttgattatcgctacaaaacgTTCCCCCCTTCCGCTCTCCTGGtggtaatatctcatcttaagtgatcactctcattacagtgtatatggtaactcccattgtttcatgttctctatgtatataaatctccccactgtattttcactgaatgcatccagtgaagtgagctggagctcacgaaagcttatgctcaaataaatttgttagtctctaaggtgccacaagtactccttttctttttgtgaatacagactaacacgactgctactctgaaacgtctcTTCATATGCAAGTTTTCCTAAGTTTTAATTGTCTGAGTCATTCTTGTTGCCCATTCTGTCATTCTGTTTCCTGCATTTTGACTGGTGATGCACATCTATCAAATCTTCATTGAACTGCCCAGGTGATACCCAAGTCTCTTTTCCTGAGTGTTTAACTTGAAGCCCGGTAAGGTGTGTAAGTCATTCAGATGATTTCTTCCAATATCTGTTTAACAAATGCAAAGCAATGAGTTTAAACTGCTTTTGTGTTGCTAGGTCACTGTTGTCAGGTCCTTCTGAAGCTTGTCAGTTTTCTCCAGACTCGATTAATCTGAGTAATCTTGGGGTTTGTCtcaactacaaaattaagtcaaccttaGTTAGGTTGATATATAGCCACCGCAGTAATCACTGTGTTTTTTTCATGTCCATACTACTCTCCTTTGGCCAGTGGTGTACATCCTTTCAAGCAGTGTTTGCACCGATTTAAGTGGGGTAATGTGCGGGGCTGACCGCACAGGGCCGGGAGGCTCCTCCAGCTGTGAACTGACAGCCAACAGGCGATGTAAGTAACGCAGCATCTACACAGACACTCATTTGCCTTAACTACCTTGACCTAAGCGCTACTCCTGTCATGAAGATGGAGTTAAGTTGGTGTCATAGGCAATTTATATTGGCAGCAGTAATGTTGTTGTTGTGTAGACGCTtaaaattaggttgatttaagATGCCTTTCGttaacctaactctgtagtatagaccaggccttgctttctgcaaattttgtcatgtCCATGAGTTCCTATCTTGGAATTGTAACTTTAAATTTTCTAGTTCTGGACAGTATCTAAAACTGAAAGGGGTCTGTTTTCATATTCTGTCTTGAAATCTCACAAGCTGAAATCCcacaaaaatgtctgttttgagAGAAGTTGGCTCAAGATTGCAGAACTCTTGTGATAGAATTATGTAACTTTCCACTCTTTGttacaatgtaaatattttcaaaattttttccacaCTTTGAATATTTGGATAATTACTGTTATACCAGAATTGGGTAAAATGAGTTAGGGTTTAGGTGGCTTTTCTAGTGTCACAGGTCAAGTCAATAGTAGGAATAGAATTCACGTCTTCTGACTGAAAGTTCCCTGTTCTAGTAGATGACGGTACTTCTGTGGCACCAGCTTTTTTTAGATGTCTGCTCCATTCCAGAACCAGATCTCTAGGTCAGCACTGAACCAACACCCTTACATTGTCTGTGTGGGGCATCAAGTCTGAGGTTTGGCCCTGTCTGCTCTTggtatttaaaggtttcagagtagcagccgtgttagtctgtatccgcaaaaagaaaaggagtacttgtggcaccttagagactaacaaatttattagagcataagcttttgtgggctacagcccacttcactggatgcataaaatggaacatagagtaagaagctatatatatacacacacacacacacacacacacacacacacacacacacacacacacacatacaggtaagttggaaaaagaaaaggagtacttgtggcaccttagagactaacaaatttattagagcataagctttcgtgagctacagctcacttcatcggatgcatttggtggaaaaaacagaggagagatttatacacacacacacacacacacagagagaacatgaaacaatgggtttatcatacacactgtaaggagagtgatcacttaagataagccatcaccagcagcgggggggaaggaggaaaacctttcatggtgacaagcaggtaggctaattccagcagttaacaagaatatcagaggaacagtggggggtggggtgggagggagaaataccatggggaaatagttttactttgtgtaatgactcatccattcccagtctctattcaagcctacgttaattgtatccagtttgcaaattaattccaattcagcagtctctcgttggagtctgtttttgaagcttttttgttgaaggatagccactcttaggtctgtgatcgagtgaccagagagattgaagtgttctccaactggtttttgaatgttataattcttgacgtctgatttgtgtccattcattcttttacgtagagactgtccagtttggccaatgtacatggcagaggggcattgctggcacatgatggcatatatcacattggtagatgcacaggtgaacgagcctctgatagtgtggctgatgtgattaggccctatgatggtatcccctgaatagatatgtggacagagttggcaacgggctttgttgcaaggataggttcctgggttagtgcttctgttgtgtggtgtgtgtggttgctggtgagtatttgcttcagattggggggctgtctgtaagcaaggactggtctgtctcccaagatctgagagagcgatggctcatccttcaggataggttgtagatccttgatgatgcgtttggagaggttttagttgggggctgaaggtgatggctagtggcgttctgttgttttctatttccccatggtatttctccctcccaccccaccccccactgttcctctgatattcttgttaactgctggaattagcctacctgcttgtcaccatggaaggttttcctccttttcccccccctgctgttggtgatggcttatcttaagtgatcactctccttacagtgtgtatgataaacccattgtttcatgttctctgtgtgtgtgtatataaatctctcctctgttttttccaccaaatgcatccgatgaagtgagctgtagctcacgaaagcttatgctctaataaatttgttagtctctaaggtgccacaagtactccttttctttttgtgggattGAACGTGCAGTCGTGGCATATAATTTGTGCTACTAGAGCTGCTGCTTTAACTGTAGGCTATCTTTGGCCAGGgactgtttgtttcttttcagttcaTACAGCACTAACTATATTTGGGACTCCAATCCCAGTTGGGGGGTCTTTGGGGACTACCATAGCATAAATAATTACTACTAGTGCTGCCGCTATGTTGTTCATTAACTGCAACTTGAAAATTGCCCCCTTCTCTTTCAGATGTTTGTTCTACACTTATTCTTGAAGGGAATGgggtcagcagttctcaaatctGTCAGTAAGAAGAGCAAATGATTTGTTGTGGTATTATTGTCCTAACTCTTTCAGTTAGACTAACTACAGTTCTTGTGATTTTTGGGTCTCTCAAACTGGGAAATCTGTTAagaaaattttaacttttatcGCAGCTTTAGAACAGGTTGTTTCTGACTTTGTAAAGTTCATCCTGGAGTAGTAGTAACACCTTTAGTTAAGGTGCCCAAGTTTTAATtatcccactgaaatgaaaagtGTGAACGCTTCTGGAACCAAAGACTTGTAATATTACTTGGCCACAGCCACAACACTGGTTATAGCTTCCCACTTACAGTTATTGTGGCAGTACACAGGTGACCTGGAGGCACTGAATTACACTAATACAATGGGAAAAGAAGCAACTTGTCTTTTGCTGATTGGGGGATGGGATAATTCAGTCTTGTAAAATCCACATAATTGAAAAGCTATTTAGTGCAACTTAACTTTAGGTTAATTTCCTTCATCAGATAAAATAAACAATGTTTGCTATgcgtggggtttttttaaaaaactttttttcccatttttcctccATTCTGAGACTTGTATTTCATTGGCAAGTTGCATGCTGATTGTGTGGCTTTATCCTCTGGTCATTATTACTTTATCTGCTCATTCTGAGAGAAAAAGGCACTAATCTTAACTAGATTTTTGTCAAATCTTCAAAAGCCAATCAGTCTTCACTTTCCCTTTCACAGGTGGTATTTCATAAAATGTCTCCCAATGAGACCCTGTTTTTGGAGAGTACCAACAAGATTTACAAAGATGATATATCCAACAGTTCCTTCGTGAATTTCCAGATATGGGACTTTCCTGGACAAATGGACTTTTTTGACCCAACATTTGATTATGagatgattttcagaggcacaggGGCACTGATATATGTTATTGATGCACAGGTAGATATTAATATCTAATAATGCTGGGGAGTTTTCTTGCTATTTGAGGTGGAGGTGACTGGTGACGGTTTAAAAACCTAATGCTGGCTAGAaccagtcacttttttttttttttttttaaacctgaattTACTTTGTTACTGGCCCTTTACATTTCATAGCTTGGCCGCTTTAATAGACAAAAGAATTGCTCTGCTAGATCAAAGCAGAGAGTCTATATAGTCCAGTATCCTCTGTCTTAGTTCTTAGTGTTTGGCTGACACCCTTGAGCTTGAGTGTTTTACTCCTGGGTGCCTTCTGCacctaaaaattctgtgcacaatattttaaaattctgcaaagttctgcaaattttatttgtcaaataaatgtggaggctccagcatggcattggggagcacaggctactGGCTTCACAGAGGTGGGAAATCACAGTGCAGCTGCCCCCGGCATAcagactcagcagagaggctgcacccaaccctgacagcGCAAGGACTGGGCCTGTCCAAGAAACACccaagggccctgcccctccttgccaggtcTGAGtaagcaggctcagcaaggcagaatCCATGTGTGgggaggatccaggtgtgggttgagagggttctatgtggggcagtctgggtgtgggtggctcaaagggggatcagtgtgtgtgtgtggggggggaatctggctgcacaggggcttgttggtgAGTCCTGGGTGGGGTCTAGATGCTGGGGAAATAGGGCTCAATGGGGTGGAGATCCAGGTGCAGGTGGCTTGTTGGGGTGGTAAAGGTGAGGGGGAATGGGGcttgtgggggtggtggggtctGGGGGCATGAGGCTTGGCGGgaggtctgggtatgagggggtctggatacACGGGGACTGGGCAGATgcggggagcagctccctgtacagtgatccctccccctgcagctgaggagcaatggtcacaggaagtgggggagtttgcagagcttcctacagctgtgggagaaatctgggggtgggtctgacatggccctagatgctgtgcaggggaagaggaagtcccatcctccccaatccatctgggactagcagctgagccctgtgCAGGGTAgaagccaccagccaggtcttcccaagtcccgccccctgcaccacagtgatttacctctctgctggctgccctggactCCCTGAAACATACTACTGTGGAGGGTTGCAtaaccactcttgtggcttccccccctcagaaagtcatttttctacaggtaagcaaagaaatctgtgggggaacaTAAAttgtgcacatgcacagtggcgcagaattcctccaggagtagggTTTATatccctgtgattttttttttttgttttgctttttgtttttaagtgagtgCATTTATGTTATGAATGAGATCTAATCCTCTTTAAAGGTGACAGGACAGGATTTAGAACTTACTATCTGAATTTCTGTTTTTCCAAACTAGCCTGTTTCTGCCTATTCAAAggtggaaataattttttttttttcatttcactatttttgtgtatgtgcaaAGAGTGGAATAGAAGGGGGATAGCGAAGAAAGATCAGTTAATTGGCTGGCAGCTGTGACATTAACCCCTGTCTACACTGATGTACAGGATGACTACATGGAAGCTTTAACAAGACTCCACATTACAGTTTCTAAAGCCTACAAAGTCAATCCAGAAATGAACTTTGAGGTTTTTATTCACAAAGTTGATGGTCTGTCAGATGACCATAAAATAGAAACTCAAAGGGATATTCATCAGAGAGCCAATGATGATCTTGCAGATGCTGGGCTTGAAAAACTTCATCTTAGGTGAGTGATAGAAATTTTGACCGGTAACAATCTCACAACTGTATACGTGAAActggtgactttttttctttcttttctcatcAGATTTAATATGAAGGACTTTAATGACGTCTCGTCCACACTTTGATACTAAGATTACACAGACTACTTCAGTCTTACAAAATATTCTGTAGAACATTCACTAGTATAGAACTAAGcattattaattaaaattaaatgagttgtcaataaagaaaatataatttgtGATACATGATCCTGGCTTTATTTTGCTTGCCAATTCCTTGCTAATTTAAATGTATGTTGTATTGCACCTTGCAAGCTTTGCTCTATCAAGTATTAAAGCATTTTTTCGTGTCTGTAACTCACTTTTTCTTTCTTGACTCAAGGTCAGCGCTAACTCTGGTATATAGTCATGGTTGATGGGCTGTCGTTTGCTTATtggtatttaattatttaaattgttcTGTCTGAGTACATTGAGGTCAATGTCTGTTTTTCTTTATGGCCATCTCTACTCTggggaaatctttaaaaaattgcCACTGGTTCTAACACCATctcagtgtagacatgacctaagtGGAAGTGGCAGAAAACAGGAAGTTTTATAAAAATTTAAATCTCTGAAAGGGAATGGCTTGGGccttttaacacatttttaatagctcTCTGCCAGAAGTTGTGATACTGCTAGCAAAAGGTATTGTGAAAAACATgcccagatctctctctctctctctctctctctctcgctttggTGGGAGATCATCCCATGCTTACTCCAACAACTCTGTAAATGCCTCCTCATTTCTGTAGAAGCAGAATGGTGTTGTGCCAGTAGAACTTGGATAAAACAATAGAGTTCAAATGTTAGGATTTTTAACTTTTACAGTTTATTGCAGCACTGATTTACACTTAACTTGtttagattggattttttttgtttttaaatccacaGCTTTTATTTGACCAGTATCTATGACCATTCAATATTTGAAGCCTTCAGTAAGGTCGTACAAAAACTCATTCCACAACTGCCAACCTTGGAAAACCTACTAAATATCTTTATATCAGTAAGTGCAATATTATTACTTTTTAGTTACTAACcttatcttaaaaataaactattttaaaatttatgctGTAGTGTATACTGGCAAAATTTTGCTTTTTGCAAATTTAGCATATTCAAGGCTCCTCTTGCATCCTTGCCAGTGAAATAAGCTGTACCAGCAAAAGCACACTgatggtataactgcatctacattatgggtttttgctggcacagctatgttAGTCACAAATCGCATCTCATTATACTCCCCACTAACATAACTAAGCTTGTGAAAGTTTATAGTATAGACCTGGTTTTAGTCAATTATAGATAATTGCACAGTGTCGGGAAGGGAAAACTGCTCATGGGGAGCATTACTTGCTAGAGGTAGTGTTGCTATTTTCTGTTGATTacactgaaatttatttttaatataacctCTGGTGAGAGGAAGCAGAATAGTAGAGTGGAAAGATGACAGAAGGGTTTGCATGAAGAGGATTGCGTACAGCAAACATTAAGAGATCCTTGTTATCATAGGGGCAACTTAAAAAAAGCCCTCCTGAGAAGGAAAtgagtgaggggtgtggggggggaggtgctcACGTATTCAAGCTGTATAGCAGGAGACAAGGAAGTGCTTGGATATTATCTTGATATGGCTCTGTAAGAACCTACCCAGATAAGGGGATAAGAATGGAGCTGTAGGTTGGAACGGAGCTGTGTAACACTTTGAAGAATAGAACATGGAGTATAAACTTAATATGGAAGTGGCCAGTGAATAGTCTTCAGAGAGATGTCCTGGATACGTGCCCAAATTGGGAAATGTGGTATACAAACCACTTGGGGAGAGGCTACTATAAACGCTTCTTTTGGCTCATAAATATGGATTCTGACTGAAATCCATATTGCACTCATTTGAACCTGTTTACTGCCAGTGGTAGGCATTTGGTGAACTTTCAGTATGCGTACATGCACCCTAGGTCATCCAGTCAGAATATTCTCAAAGAAATGACCGTTAGGGACATGTGATCGCTTCAGTGTCCTCTGATGATAATAACTTCTGTAATATTGGATACTCTTCATGCAGTCACAAATATGGTAGCTGATTTTAGTTGCCCTCTCCCATCAGAATGTCCATTCCCTACATCATTTGGGCTACTTATGGTGTGATTGCTGCCTACAGAGAAAGTCAACTGTATAAGAGTAGCCTTCAGTCTGTAGAAAGTATTTGCCACTGCCTAAATAACTtcacctggagaagagctctgtatagctcaaaagcttctctttcaccaacagaagttggtccaataagagagacCCTGGGACTGACACACCACAACACCGCTGCATATAATTTGCTCATAGTAATACTTGTCCTTCATCTTTCATTACTGAATTTATTTAGTGGCTAGAGTTAGTTTATTGGCATTTGCACGTGTGCAGCTATCTTGTTGAAGAAAAATTCTATAGAAGGTAGAAAAGTAATTGTCAGTTAGGTCCTTGGGAAATTGTAGTGAAATTTAGTCTTTCATAACCATAAAAACTCATGAACTGATAGGGAGTGGGGGTTTTAAAATGTTGCCTTCTAAATTTACAGCTTATATAATGTCTGTTAACGGCAAATAATTCATTCATTCAGAATggtagccgttttagtctgtatcagcaaaaatgaggagttcttgtggcaccttatagactaacagatatttatttgggcataagcttttgtgggctagaacccacttcatcagatgcatcttaTCACTACAATTTCCCCTCAGCTAATTCAGTTAGCTAGCTGCGTTTTGCTAAAAGGTTTCCAAGCTGATGCAGTGCCCTGTACAGAATCTCCAGAGACTATTGAAACTGTTCAAATTTTGATCCTTTTGAGTAATTgaaatttgtttattttcctgctcttaaaaatgtgaAACTATGAATTCTACATAAGACTTCTTAAAATTTAGATGTTCTGATGACTCAGCATGCATCTCCAATTCTTTCTTTTTGAAGAATTCAGGCATTGAAAAAGCCTTTCTCTTTGATGTAGTCAGCAAAATCTACATTGCGACAGACAGTTCCCCTGTGGATATGCAGTCATATGAGCTGTGCTGTGACATGATCGATGTAGTGATTGATGTGTCTTGTATATATGGGTAAGTGACAAATCCTTTTAGAGAGTTGGCTTAAGATAAGCTCTATAAAATGGCTTAGGTGAGAGCTGCAAACTTCATGCAGACATGTTAGTCCCCTTAGCTACAGGGTGAGGTGGGCTATAGAGCTTCTTCTCTGGTCCAtttagagaggaaagatggtaTTCTGGTTCAGTAACTGGACTGGGTGGTGCAGATAAGAGCTTTTTCTGTCTGCTACAGGTCTCTCTGACCTTACACAAGTCACTAAACTTCTCTAAGCCCCAGCTTCTACCTTTTAAATGTGAATATACGTTTTTTGCCTCAGTGTTGAGTGTAAATCCATTTAATGTCTGTAATGCTTCATGATGAGTGCTGTAAAAAGCCTACAAATTCCATACTGTCCACTCCTGTTCTTATGCACTTTCCTAATGAGCATTAATTAACAATGCAATGAAACTACACTGATTCAGAAGGTTCTCACTGCCTGGGGTAAGTTACTTTTTGAGCCGGTCAGGCTCAGCCTTGGTTAACACCTTTATGATGGAGGCAGATTGAGCACTGTTTCCTCTGCAGCCTAGTCTAAGCTTCACATCTAAGTGGTATCTAATGGATGTTACACTGCCTCAGAGTGGTTGCTAGAGCAAtaagaaaattcattttttcctccaGAGGTGGAACATGTACTGCTGCAGTGTGTGCTTTACCTTCTCTTGACTAACAACCAGAATATGACCCTAATGCAACTATGGATAGCATGTCTTTAGTCTGTATTGATAGCTGCTTGGAAATACCCTCTCACTCAACGGTGTCAAACTCATGGAGAAGGCTGAATTCCATTCTTAATTATGGCCCAAGGGGTGAGGTATAAATTTAGGATTAAATAACATTGTTAATCCTTGATGGATCTTCCACCGATATCAATGTGAAGTTTTATGCAGATCGGGTAGAATATATTATTTCTTTCAGTACCTTATTACATTCAGCATCGTTTATGGGGACAATGGGCTCAGAAATAGGACCACTGCTTCTAcccctcttttttctttctttccctttcgctctttatttttttccccttttggatTTCCTTCCATGCCACAACTACAGATTCCTACTCCCTACCCATTCCATCCACTGAATTGTGGAGCAGTTAAAATAGTTAGTTCTTGCTTTAATGTTTTCAATAGACTTAAAAACTTAATACACAAGACTAACTGTTGGGCAGGGGTGTTCACTTCCTTAGTCAGTCATTACACAACCAGGAAGATAGTGTTGCATGAGTTAACCTCCTCAATTTGACACAAGTGTTTCTTTGCAACTGTGGGGGTCAAGAGACTCCttgcttttaaattaaaagtcAGATATTGTAGAACCTGAATTTGTCATGCAAGGCCACATATAGATACAGCAAGTGGGCCAGGTGGAGGACACCACTACTCTAAGTACTTTCAACAGAGAAGAGCAAATGAAGTATATTCTGGAGTACATACATGCTGTTGCTAAACACTAAGGGGTAAAAGTACACACAACTAAAACTTACTTAACTGCAGCTTTTTTAATCATGTGCCTTTAAATTGACATCCAGGcttcattattttaatgtatcAACATGTTACACCTTCTCCATTTCAGCTCCTTTAACTGATTAAATTGCCATTTTAAGGTAGTTAAATACTTGAATATCTTCATCTTCCttctcttagtcgtctctttccaTAATATAGGCACGAGTTCCAGAAACAAGGAtctaacatttaatttttaagtcctatatttagactcctaaataagTGGTCTGGTTTTCAGGAGTTCTGAGCATCAAACACCCAGCAGTTTCTAGTGAAGTTGATGCACTTAGCACTACGTGGCCTGATATTCAGAAGACTCTTTAAAGTGTGCTTTGCTACGCCAAATAAGTAGGTTGTGATGACAAACAAGTAGTTTTAAGTTGGCCTATGCTCTAGATTTTATAAGATCTAACTGTATACGGTGTGTTacaaatatgcatttttatggctgaaaatacttttttcaaGGGATAAGCTGGAGGATGTTAAATTAGAACTTTATCATGGAATTGTCATTGCAGCTCTGTAGTGATGGCTACTAATGAGTAGTTCCATGAGTGTAACCTTTAATTACCTATAACCCTacagtttttttttccatacaAGAAAACACATTTGAGTGCCATTCTGCAATGAATCCATTCCTACAAATTAACAAACCTTAATCCTTCCCAAATGACAGGGTTAAAACCCTGGTATTTCAGTTCAAAGCACAGGCCTCTACTACTTGAGCTGAAGGAAGCTTTTGACTGTAGAAAGACCCTATGTCATataagctgggggtggggaatcatAACAGACAAAGTGGAGTCCTGTGTTGTCTCCCATACCACACTTCCAGTAGTCTTGTCCAAACTCCTTTCTTTACCCCTTCATAAGATATGCATTTATTCTATGGCTTAAATGTAAGAAATAGTCATGAGGCAGGGCTGTACTTGTGAACAGTTCTCCATATATCCTAGCCTATATTTCCTCTCAAGCAGTTTCTTCCTAGGACTTTTCTCTGAGACTTCTTGGCTCTGAGATAAGAAAGCTAGAGGCAGGGACATTTAGCTTTTTCTCTTGTGTTGGT contains the following coding sequences:
- the RRAGC gene encoding ras-related GTP-binding protein C; translated protein: MALQFGGPGPVGGTEEPALIGGSFGASDSFPKDFGYGEEEEAELEGGSGPGGSSGVPGVAGGGPGGADSKPRILLMGLRRSGKSSIQKVVFHKMSPNETLFLESTNKIYKDDISNSSFVNFQIWDFPGQMDFFDPTFDYEMIFRGTGALIYVIDAQDDYMEALTRLHITVSKAYKVNPEMNFEVFIHKVDGLSDDHKIETQRDIHQRANDDLADAGLEKLHLSFYLTSIYDHSIFEAFSKVVQKLIPQLPTLENLLNIFISNSGIEKAFLFDVVSKIYIATDSSPVDMQSYELCCDMIDVVIDVSCIYGLKEDGSGSAYDKESMAIIKLNNTTVLYLKEVTKFLALVCILREESFERKGLIDYNFHCFRKAIHEVFEVGVVSHRTCNQATTPNIKAVTHNGTPRNAV